A single region of the Brienomyrus brachyistius isolate T26 chromosome 10, BBRACH_0.4, whole genome shotgun sequence genome encodes:
- the batf2 gene encoding basic leucine zipper transcriptional factor ATF-like 3 isoform X2 — protein sequence MLLLMDSKSQSQASFSGDEHLHFVSALAENSPDSFRKCKRRENNRAAAQRSRKKQTERADELHKELQSLEHSNAAYEKEIASLREEIEKYTAALQRHEPHCPLHTSPCLEIPPHSSTSPAALTLASNLTPVPASHPPPELQDSTDWSDILASIL from the exons ATGTTGCTTTTAATGGATTCTAAATCGCAGAGTCAAGCGTCTTTTTCTGGGGACGAACATTTACACTTTGTATCAGCACTG GCAGAAAACTCACCGGACTCATTCAGGAAATGCAAGCGCAGAGAAAACAACCGAGCGGCAGCGCAGAGGAGCAGAAAGAAGCAGACAGAACGAGCGGACGAGCTGCACAAG GAGCTGCAGTCGCTGGAACATTCCAATGCAGCGTATGAAAAAGAGATAGCAAGCCTTCGAGAGGAGATTGAGAAGTACACGGCTGCTCTTCAGCGACATGAACCACACTGCCCCCTTCATACATCCCCCTGCCTGGAAATCCCCCCACACTCCTCCACATCTCCTGCAGCCCTCACCCTCGCCTCTAATCTCACCCCCGTCCCTGCCAGCCACCCACCTCCAGAGCTCCAAGACTCTACAGATTGGTCTGATATCTTGGCGTCCATCCTTTAG
- the batf2 gene encoding basic leucine zipper transcriptional factor ATF-like 3 isoform X1: MLLLMDSKSQSQASFSGDEHLHFVSALQAENSPDSFRKCKRRENNRAAAQRSRKKQTERADELHKELQSLEHSNAAYEKEIASLREEIEKYTAALQRHEPHCPLHTSPCLEIPPHSSTSPAALTLASNLTPVPASHPPPELQDSTDWSDILASIL; encoded by the exons ATGTTGCTTTTAATGGATTCTAAATCGCAGAGTCAAGCGTCTTTTTCTGGGGACGAACATTTACACTTTGTATCAGCACTG CAGGCAGAAAACTCACCGGACTCATTCAGGAAATGCAAGCGCAGAGAAAACAACCGAGCGGCAGCGCAGAGGAGCAGAAAGAAGCAGACAGAACGAGCGGACGAGCTGCACAAG GAGCTGCAGTCGCTGGAACATTCCAATGCAGCGTATGAAAAAGAGATAGCAAGCCTTCGAGAGGAGATTGAGAAGTACACGGCTGCTCTTCAGCGACATGAACCACACTGCCCCCTTCATACATCCCCCTGCCTGGAAATCCCCCCACACTCCTCCACATCTCCTGCAGCCCTCACCCTCGCCTCTAATCTCACCCCCGTCCCTGCCAGCCACCCACCTCCAGAGCTCCAAGACTCTACAGATTGGTCTGATATCTTGGCGTCCATCCTTTAG